The following coding sequences lie in one Deinococcus sp. YIM 134068 genomic window:
- a CDS encoding ROK family transcriptional regulator, protein MSSGKGDPSVLRALNRRNVLNHIRRLGPTSRTQLADLTGLSGASISGVTAELIADRLLVERSVGAAGASGGRRPIYLDIDYGAHAAAGMKLSEERGEIEAVLTDLSTRVLAHRTEALSGTTPGEVAVQVGRLCKTLARQAGVGPGRVIGVGIGLSGVIDAASGTAVRGVKLGWENVPLARLVTGQTGLPTWVDNDVNAFAAAERLFGHGKHARHFLVVAVGYGVGGAFVLNGEVYRGREGGAGEFGHNVAVPGGRPCGCGRRGCLGTYTDERAVLRDFTGRHPEHAGLGRRDLAALADGGHAGAREVLGTAGRLLGTHLSYLVNALNPELVVIGGEGAEFGESYFGPLRETLHAHTFDGLADHLPVVVVPWEEGHFTPWVRGAASLAVASAFETGAIAKGEAVSPAP, encoded by the coding sequence GTGAGTTCAGGTAAGGGGGACCCAAGCGTGCTGCGGGCGCTCAATCGCCGGAATGTGCTCAACCATATCCGCCGCCTGGGGCCGACCAGCCGCACGCAACTCGCCGACCTCACGGGCCTGAGCGGGGCGTCCATCTCGGGCGTGACCGCCGAACTCATCGCCGACCGATTGCTCGTGGAGCGGAGCGTGGGCGCGGCGGGGGCGAGCGGAGGGAGACGCCCGATCTACCTCGACATCGATTACGGGGCGCACGCCGCCGCCGGGATGAAGCTCAGCGAGGAGCGCGGCGAGATCGAGGCCGTGCTGACCGACCTCTCGACGCGGGTGCTCGCCCACCGCACGGAGGCCCTGAGCGGCACCACGCCGGGCGAGGTCGCCGTGCAGGTCGGGCGGCTGTGCAAGACCCTCGCGCGTCAGGCGGGGGTGGGGCCGGGGCGCGTGATCGGCGTCGGCATCGGCCTCTCGGGCGTGATCGACGCGGCGAGCGGCACCGCCGTCCGCGGCGTGAAGTTGGGGTGGGAGAACGTGCCCCTCGCCCGCCTCGTGACCGGGCAGACCGGGCTGCCGACCTGGGTGGACAACGATGTGAACGCCTTCGCCGCCGCCGAGCGGCTGTTCGGGCACGGCAAGCACGCCCGCCACTTCCTCGTCGTCGCGGTGGGGTACGGGGTGGGCGGGGCCTTCGTCCTGAACGGCGAGGTCTACCGGGGCCGTGAGGGCGGCGCGGGCGAGTTCGGGCACAACGTCGCCGTGCCGGGGGGGAGGCCCTGCGGCTGCGGTCGCCGGGGCTGCCTGGGCACCTACACCGACGAGCGGGCCGTCCTCCGGGACTTTACCGGGCGTCACCCCGAACACGCGGGCCTGGGTCGCCGGGACCTCGCGGCCCTCGCGGACGGCGGACACGCGGGCGCGCGGGAGGTGCTGGGCACGGCGGGCCGATTGCTCGGTACCCACCTCTCCTACCTCGTCAATGCCCTGAATCCCGAACTCGTCGTCATCGGCGGCGAGGGGGCCGAGTTCGGCGAGAGCTACTTCGGCCCCCTGCGCGAAACGTTGCACGCCCATACCTTCGACGGACTCGCCGACCACCTCCCCGTCGTCGTCGTGCCGTGGGAGGAGGGCCACTTCACCCCCTGGGTGCGCGGTGCCGCCAGTCTCGCCGTGGCGAGCGCCTTCGAGACCGGGGCGATTGCAAAGGGGGAAGCCGTGAGTCCTGCTCCGTGA
- a CDS encoding glycoside hydrolase family 78 protein, translating to MTVSEPTPTDTTAHLPTISDLRFEHHRETLGIGETAPRLSWITGTAALGWRQAAYEIERSGQGGEGGETTGRVASAESVLVPWPFAPLTSRERAMVRVRVWGEDGSASEWSEPATAEVGLLTLEDWTARFVAPIRDEDLSKPQPAPLLRREFDVKAGMVRARLYVTAQGVYEAGLNGERVGDHVLAPGWTSYDHRLRYQTFDVTGLLREGRNAIGATLGDGWFRGKLGFGGGRRNLYGTQLALLAQLEIGYADGTTERVVTDESWRSSTGPILGSDIYDGETYDARLEREGWSSPGYDDGEWSGVKAVERDFDTLVAPLGPPVRRIQTVAPVSIFPSPSGKTLVDFGQNLVGWVRLTVRGEAGQTVTLRHAEVLEHGELGTRPLRHAAATDRYTLRGGGEETWEPRFTFHGFRYAEVEGWPGELKPEDLVAVVLHSDMERTGTFECSDPLLNQLHQNVVWGMRGNFLDLPTDCPQRDERLGWTGDIQVFAPTASFLYDVSGFLSSWLADLAAEQTADGVVPFVVPNTQGEMALTPMTAWGDAAVIVPWVLYQRFGDTGILERQFGSMKGWLDHLGRLTGERRLWDKGFQFGDWLDPSAPPERPGAAKTQPGVVATAYFARSAELVGKVAGVLGRAEDEAKYLSLAAEVRNAFQREYVTPNGRVISDATTAYALALQFGLLPTEEQRRHAGERLAALARDSRYRVSTGFVGTPLICDALCSVGAYDAAYRLLTERECPSWLYPVTMGATTIWERWDSMLPDGSINPGEMTSFNHYALGAVADWMHRTVAGLAPAEPGYRRLDIRPVPGGGLTHARARHRTPYGWAESGWRIEDEQFTLEVTVPANTTARVSLPGGGETHEVGSGPHRWSVPLPAQAPRPPLTLDSTMNELVDDPEAYRLFMRLVRDHAPDVADHMATGPGGAGDRPIRRGLFMMPRVDEFLPRLEAALADLRG from the coding sequence ATGACCGTTTCAGAACCCACCCCGACAGACACCACCGCCCACCTCCCTACCATCTCTGATTTGCGCTTCGAGCATCACCGCGAGACGTTGGGCATCGGCGAGACCGCGCCCCGGCTGTCGTGGATCACCGGGACCGCCGCGCTGGGATGGCGTCAGGCCGCGTACGAGATCGAGCGTTCGGGGCAAGGCGGGGAAGGGGGGGAGACGACGGGCCGCGTCGCGTCCGCCGAGTCGGTGCTGGTGCCCTGGCCCTTCGCGCCGCTGACCTCGCGGGAGCGCGCGATGGTGCGTGTGCGGGTCTGGGGTGAGGACGGCAGCGCTTCGGAGTGGAGCGAACCCGCCACCGCCGAGGTTGGCCTGCTCACGCTGGAGGACTGGACCGCCCGTTTTGTCGCCCCCATTCGTGACGAGGACCTCTCCAAACCCCAGCCCGCCCCCCTGCTACGCCGGGAGTTCGACGTTAAGGCGGGCATGGTGCGGGCGCGGCTGTACGTCACGGCCCAGGGTGTGTACGAGGCCGGACTCAACGGGGAGCGGGTGGGCGATCACGTCCTCGCGCCCGGCTGGACGAGTTACGACCACCGCCTGCGGTATCAGACCTTCGACGTGACGGGATTGCTGCGCGAGGGCCGGAATGCCATCGGTGCAACTCTGGGGGACGGCTGGTTCCGGGGCAAGCTCGGCTTCGGTGGTGGAAGACGCAACCTCTACGGCACCCAGCTTGCCCTCCTCGCCCAACTGGAGATCGGGTACGCGGACGGGACGACGGAACGGGTGGTCACGGACGAGTCCTGGCGTTCCTCGACGGGTCCGATCCTCGGCAGCGACATCTACGACGGCGAAACGTACGACGCGCGGCTGGAACGGGAAGGTTGGTCGTCACCCGGATACGACGACGGGGAGTGGAGCGGGGTCAAAGCTGTTGAGCGGGACTTCGATACGCTCGTCGCCCCCCTCGGCCCGCCCGTGCGCCGTATTCAGACCGTCGCGCCCGTCTCCATCTTCCCGTCCCCGTCCGGCAAGACGCTCGTGGACTTCGGGCAGAACCTCGTGGGCTGGGTACGGTTGACCGTGCGGGGTGAGGCCGGACAGACCGTCACCCTGCGCCACGCCGAAGTTCTCGAACATGGCGAGCTGGGCACCCGTCCCCTCCGTCACGCGGCGGCGACCGACCGCTACACGCTGAGGGGTGGGGGAGAGGAGACGTGGGAGCCGCGCTTCACCTTCCATGGCTTCCGCTACGCCGAGGTCGAGGGGTGGCCGGGCGAGCTGAAACCGGAAGACCTCGTGGCCGTCGTCCTCCACTCGGACATGGAGCGCACGGGCACCTTCGAGTGCTCCGATCCCCTGCTCAACCAGCTCCACCAGAACGTCGTGTGGGGAATGCGCGGCAACTTCCTCGACCTGCCCACCGACTGCCCGCAGCGCGACGAGCGGCTGGGGTGGACGGGGGACATTCAGGTCTTCGCGCCCACGGCGTCCTTCCTCTACGACGTGTCCGGCTTCCTGTCCTCCTGGCTCGCCGACCTCGCCGCCGAGCAGACGGCAGACGGCGTGGTGCCCTTCGTGGTGCCGAACACGCAGGGCGAGATGGCGCTGACGCCGATGACCGCATGGGGTGACGCCGCCGTGATCGTGCCGTGGGTGCTGTATCAGCGGTTCGGGGACACCGGGATTCTGGAGCGGCAGTTCGGGAGCATGAAGGGATGGTTGGACCACCTGGGCCGCCTGACCGGAGAGCGGCGGCTGTGGGACAAGGGCTTCCAGTTCGGCGACTGGCTCGACCCGAGTGCGCCACCTGAGCGACCCGGCGCGGCCAAGACGCAGCCTGGCGTGGTCGCCACGGCCTACTTCGCCCGCTCTGCCGAACTCGTGGGGAAGGTGGCCGGGGTGCTGGGTCGGGCCGAGGATGAGGCGAAGTACCTCTCGCTCGCCGCCGAGGTCAGGAACGCCTTCCAGCGGGAGTACGTCACCCCCAACGGTCGGGTGATCAGCGACGCGACGACCGCCTACGCGCTGGCCCTGCAATTCGGCCTGCTGCCCACCGAGGAACAGAGACGACATGCCGGGGAGCGGCTGGCCGCCCTCGCCCGCGACAGCCGCTACCGCGTCAGCACGGGGTTCGTGGGCACGCCCCTGATCTGCGACGCGCTATGCAGTGTGGGGGCGTATGACGCGGCCTACCGCCTCCTCACCGAGCGCGAGTGCCCCTCGTGGCTCTACCCCGTGACGATGGGCGCGACGACGATCTGGGAACGCTGGGACTCCATGCTCCCCGACGGCTCGATCAATCCCGGCGAGATGACCTCCTTCAACCACTACGCCCTCGGTGCGGTGGCGGACTGGATGCACCGCACGGTCGCGGGATTGGCTCCCGCTGAGCCGGGATACAGGCGGCTCGACATCCGCCCCGTCCCCGGTGGTGGCCTCACCCACGCCCGCGCCCGGCACCGCACGCCCTACGGCTGGGCCGAGTCGGGGTGGCGAATTGAGGATGAGCAGTTCACGTTGGAAGTCACGGTCCCGGCGAACACGACCGCACGTGTGAGCCTGCCCGGCGGCGGGGAGACGCACGAGGTCGGCTCGGGGCCGCACCGCTGGTCGGTCCCGCTTCCGGCACAGGCACCCAGACCCCCGCTCACGCTCGACAGCACGATGAACGAGCTGGTGGACGACCCGGAGGCCTACCGCCTCTTCATGCGCCTCGTGCGCGACCACGCCCCCGACGTGGCCGACCACATGGCGACCGGGCCGGGCGGGGCGGGCGACCGACCCATCCGGCGCGGCCTGTTCATGATGCCGCGCGTGGACGAGTTCCTGCCGAGGCTGGAGGCGGCGCTGGCGGACCTGCGGGGGTAA
- a CDS encoding carbohydrate ABC transporter permease, with amino-acid sequence MQRSASLSVPNKTPPVNRWAWLSRLPMTLLVLLVVFIAVYPVVWIFLSSLKGADEFTANPMWALPQALHWENYARAWTEGNMSRYFINSVLSVIPSLVLVIVLGTMAAFGIEIMRWRLRNVASLLFLAGIMVPIQIVILPLFTIYFNVHLLDTRLALIITYTAFGLPLVVFFLVGYFKSFAREIIEAAIVDGANIYQVFYKIALPMVSNAIVTVALVQFFFMWNDLLVSLTFTSNPELRTVQSGLLAFTGQYGQREWGPTFASIALAVAPTVLVYLLLNQMVMKGMAAGAVKG; translated from the coding sequence ATGCAACGTTCCGCCTCTCTCTCCGTTCCGAACAAGACGCCGCCGGTCAACCGTTGGGCGTGGCTCTCGCGGCTCCCGATGACCCTGCTCGTGCTGCTCGTCGTCTTCATCGCGGTGTACCCGGTGGTGTGGATTTTCCTGTCGTCTCTCAAGGGGGCCGACGAGTTCACGGCCAATCCCATGTGGGCGCTGCCGCAGGCCCTCCACTGGGAGAACTATGCCCGCGCCTGGACGGAAGGCAACATGAGCCGCTACTTCATCAACAGCGTGCTGTCGGTCATCCCGTCGCTGGTCCTCGTCATCGTCCTCGGCACGATGGCCGCCTTCGGCATCGAGATTATGCGCTGGCGGCTGCGGAACGTCGCGTCCCTGCTCTTCCTCGCCGGGATCATGGTGCCCATCCAGATCGTGATCCTGCCGCTGTTCACCATCTACTTCAACGTCCACCTGCTCGACACCCGGCTCGCGCTGATCATCACGTACACGGCGTTCGGGCTGCCGCTGGTGGTGTTCTTCCTCGTGGGGTACTTCAAGTCCTTCGCCCGCGAGATCATCGAGGCGGCCATCGTGGACGGGGCGAACATCTATCAGGTGTTCTACAAGATCGCGCTGCCGATGGTTTCCAACGCCATCGTGACCGTCGCGCTCGTGCAGTTTTTCTTCATGTGGAACGACCTGCTCGTCTCGCTGACCTTCACGAGCAACCCGGAGCTTCGCACCGTGCAGTCGGGGCTGCTGGCCTTCACCGGGCAGTACGGGCAGCGCGAGTGGGGGCCGACCTTCGCCTCGATCGCCCTCGCCGTCGCGCCGACCGTTCTCGTGTACCTGCTGCTCAACCAGATGGTCATGAAGGGCATGGCCGCCGGGGCCGTCAAGGGCTGA
- a CDS encoding carbohydrate ABC transporter permease, which produces MERTLRDWRAVLVFVGPALLLYALVVLVPILWSLGYTVYEGSPIAGFKFVGVSNYLRLLEDPTFWKALWFGTKYALFVSAGQVIFGLALALLYAFYLKKSSVLVRTLVFLPVVLPTVAVAQMFVKLFAIAPQYGLVNSLLSAVGLESAVQAWLGQGSSAFWIIGVMDIWKAMGFYAILLFTGLVDIPEETIEAARLDGAQGWTLARFVVLPLLAPITVASLIFSLNGTLKVFDSILALTNGGPGTATTPLTLYMYKTSFTYGEYGYGSTIALTLALQCLLVTLLIFWRARRSGT; this is translated from the coding sequence ATGGAAAGAACGCTCCGTGACTGGCGGGCGGTGCTCGTCTTCGTCGGCCCGGCCCTGCTGCTGTACGCGCTGGTGGTCCTCGTCCCGATTCTCTGGTCGCTGGGCTACACCGTGTACGAAGGCTCGCCCATCGCCGGATTCAAGTTCGTCGGCGTAAGCAACTATCTGCGGCTGTTGGAGGACCCGACCTTCTGGAAGGCGCTGTGGTTCGGCACCAAATACGCGCTGTTCGTCTCCGCCGGGCAGGTGATCTTCGGCCTCGCGCTGGCGCTGCTGTACGCCTTCTATCTCAAGAAGTCGTCGGTGCTCGTCCGCACGCTGGTGTTCCTGCCCGTCGTGCTGCCCACCGTCGCCGTCGCGCAGATGTTCGTCAAGCTCTTCGCCATCGCCCCGCAGTACGGCCTGGTGAATAGCCTGCTGAGCGCGGTCGGCTTGGAGAGTGCGGTGCAGGCGTGGCTGGGGCAGGGGTCGAGCGCCTTCTGGATCATCGGCGTCATGGACATCTGGAAGGCGATGGGCTTCTACGCGATCCTGCTCTTCACCGGACTTGTCGATATTCCAGAGGAGACCATCGAGGCCGCCCGGCTCGACGGGGCGCAGGGCTGGACGCTCGCCCGCTTCGTGGTGCTGCCGCTGCTCGCGCCCATCACCGTCGCGTCCCTGATCTTCAGCCTCAACGGGACGCTGAAGGTCTTCGACTCCATCCTGGCGCTGACGAACGGCGGACCGGGCACGGCCACCACGCCCCTGACGCTGTACATGTACAAGACCTCGTTCACCTATGGCGAGTACGGCTACGGCAGCACCATCGCGCTCACCCTCGCCCTCCAGTGCCTGCTCGTCACGCTGCTGATCTTCTGGCGGGCACGCCGGAGCGGGACCTGA
- a CDS encoding GGDEF domain-containing protein: protein MRRLPLPILAALAALYLLLLFAAIPTFGVGVVAAALVPLSLVPWVFGARVGVVSALVLATVYHFAFGLLLPESERVEGQRLAWFGVPFAFAFAVAVAHVRGLQRRLEDLNAALARAALTDVLTGLPNRRALEADLDRAVTQRPGEFALVLVDVDGLKAVNDTQGHARGDALLQAFGAGFGRTFGPDGRVYRLSGDEFAVLLNEVGEGSVPEAVETVLAVARAVGVEFPGAGASAGGSVHQPGMSASALLIAADHAMYAHKRRPREELECGATAGQSAAVGGARADEAPHAVA from the coding sequence ATGCGAAGGCTTCCTCTCCCGATTTTGGCGGCGCTGGCGGCGCTGTACCTGCTGCTGCTGTTCGCCGCCATTCCCACTTTCGGCGTCGGGGTCGTCGCGGCTGCCCTGGTTCCCCTGAGTCTGGTGCCCTGGGTGTTCGGTGCGCGGGTCGGTGTGGTGAGTGCGTTGGTCCTCGCCACCGTGTATCACTTCGCCTTCGGCCTGCTGTTGCCGGAGTCGGAACGGGTGGAGGGGCAGCGGTTGGCGTGGTTCGGTGTGCCGTTCGCCTTCGCCTTCGCGGTGGCGGTGGCGCATGTCCGTGGACTGCAACGCCGACTGGAGGACCTCAACGCCGCCCTCGCCCGCGCCGCCCTGACCGACGTGCTGACCGGACTCCCCAACCGCCGCGCCCTGGAGGCGGACCTGGACCGCGCCGTGACCCAACGGCCAGGAGAGTTCGCGCTGGTCCTGGTGGACGTGGACGGCCTCAAGGCGGTCAACGACACGCAGGGGCACGCACGCGGGGACGCCCTGCTCCAGGCGTTCGGGGCCGGATTCGGGCGCACCTTCGGCCCGGATGGGCGGGTCTACCGATTGAGCGGTGACGAGTTCGCCGTCCTGCTGAACGAAGTGGGCGAAGGAAGCGTCCCGGAGGCGGTGGAGACGGTGCTGGCCGTGGCGCGTGCCGTGGGCGTGGAGTTCCCCGGTGCGGGCGCGAGTGCCGGGGGGAGCGTCCACCAGCCGGGCATGAGCGCGTCCGCCCTGCTCATCGCCGCCGACCACGCCATGTACGCCCACAAGCGCCGTCCCCGCGAGGAGCTGGAGTGTGGTGCCACCGCAGGTCAGAGCGCGGCAGTCGGGGGAGCACGGGCGGACGAGGCCCCACACGCGGTCGCCTAA
- a CDS encoding MFS transporter, producing MGTFHAVVANSLAAFVTNTFVWFAVTFWVYLGTRSVVATAVMAGVYTATVAVSGIFLGSLVDRFPKKTVMLLSGIGSLLLYAGAGAVYLAATPQALADPAHPLLWLFIVLALFGAMAGNVRSIALSTLVTLLVPEEGRDRANGLVGTANGVAFLAASVFSGLAVGTLGMGWVLALAAGVTLLVLGHLWTLDLPARATDHSGANSDRVDLRGTIAAIGVVPGLFGLIFFHTFNNFLGGIFMALMDAYGLELMSVEVWGLLWGFLSLGFIVGGLIVARKGLGRSPLRTLFLANIAMWAISSVFTLQASALLLTAGLFVWLCLMPVVEATEQTILQNVIPPERQGRVFGFAQSVEQAASPVTAFVIGPVAQFVFIPFMTTGAGVDLIGGWFGTGPDRGLALLFTVAGLVGLLVTLLAMRSRSYRVLSRHTQVPENGATTTEAITAS from the coding sequence ATGGGCACGTTCCACGCCGTCGTCGCCAACTCCCTCGCCGCGTTCGTGACGAATACCTTCGTGTGGTTCGCCGTCACCTTCTGGGTGTACCTGGGGACGAGATCGGTGGTCGCCACGGCGGTCATGGCGGGGGTGTACACCGCGACCGTCGCCGTGTCGGGCATTTTTCTGGGGTCGCTGGTGGACCGCTTCCCCAAGAAGACGGTGATGCTGCTCTCCGGGATCGGGTCGCTGCTGCTGTACGCCGGGGCGGGGGCCGTCTACCTCGCCGCGACGCCGCAGGCGCTGGCCGACCCCGCCCATCCGCTGCTGTGGCTGTTCATCGTGCTGGCGCTGTTTGGGGCTATGGCGGGAAACGTCCGCTCCATCGCCCTGTCCACGCTGGTCACGCTGCTCGTCCCCGAGGAGGGGCGGGACCGGGCGAATGGGCTGGTCGGCACGGCGAACGGGGTCGCCTTTCTCGCCGCCTCGGTGTTCAGCGGGCTGGCGGTGGGGACGCTGGGGATGGGCTGGGTGCTGGCGCTGGCCGCCGGAGTCACGCTCCTCGTCCTGGGGCACCTGTGGACGCTCGACCTCCCGGCGCGGGCAACCGATCATTCCGGGGCCAATTCCGACCGGGTGGACCTGCGCGGCACCATCGCCGCCATCGGCGTCGTGCCGGGCCTGTTCGGGCTGATCTTCTTCCACACGTTCAACAACTTCCTGGGCGGCATCTTCATGGCGCTGATGGACGCTTACGGCCTGGAGCTGATGTCGGTGGAGGTCTGGGGCCTGCTATGGGGCTTTCTCAGCCTGGGCTTCATCGTGGGCGGCCTGATCGTGGCGCGGAAGGGCCTGGGGCGCTCGCCGCTGCGGACGCTGTTTCTCGCCAATATCGCCATGTGGGCCATCAGCTCGGTCTTCACCCTTCAGGCGTCCGCCCTACTCCTCACCGCCGGGCTGTTCGTGTGGCTGTGCCTGATGCCCGTCGTGGAGGCGACCGAGCAGACCATCCTGCAAAACGTCATCCCGCCCGAGCGGCAGGGCCGGGTGTTCGGTTTCGCGCAGAGCGTGGAGCAGGCCGCGTCGCCCGTCACGGCCTTCGTGATCGGCCCGGTCGCGCAGTTCGTGTTCATCCCCTTCATGACGACGGGCGCGGGCGTGGACCTTATCGGCGGCTGGTTCGGGACCGGGCCGGACCGGGGGCTGGCGCTGCTGTTCACCGTCGCCGGGCTGGTCGGGCTGCTCGTCACGCTGCTCGCCATGCGCTCGCGGTCGTACCGTGTGCTGTCGCGCCATACGCAGGTGCCGGAGAACGGGGCGACGACCACAGAGGCGATCACGGCGTCGTAA
- a CDS encoding ABC transporter substrate-binding protein — MNKPARFASLSALLVLGVVVSTAGAQGNKNITYLTPQTQTEGYTATLLQLSQAYTRANPGVRVQYQNAPQTDLSQKLQLLAASGSLPTLFSIDQPSLLQQLNARGQVVDLEQTFKQLGIYNKLNPVAVQLNKKVAGGKLVSLPLELNIEGFWYNKQLFAQNGLKEPRTWDDLVKAADAFQKKGIQPFAASGEQKWPLTRLIGGYVARKYGPDVMDRVKAGTLKVTDAGFVEAVTAVQDLGKKGYFGRGVTTVDYQTAVDTFLQGKAAMFYMGSWVLANFNDRAQNKIGAQNIGFFNFPTVKGGKGTLADWSVNTGLGVAVNAKQYDAALGNWMKSVFSNYGDRALAEQGRITGFKVTKTPANVPALTRLVQQRLDTAKNGYLWFEGYFSPKATSVATDNVQPLVTGDLSPQDYLQQLQSALR, encoded by the coding sequence ATGAACAAGCCCGCACGTTTCGCCTCCCTCTCCGCCCTTCTCGTGCTCGGCGTCGTCGTGTCCACCGCTGGGGCGCAGGGCAACAAGAACATCACGTACCTCACGCCCCAGACGCAGACCGAGGGGTACACGGCGACCCTCCTCCAGCTCTCGCAGGCGTACACGCGGGCCAATCCCGGCGTGAGGGTGCAGTACCAGAACGCGCCCCAGACGGACCTCTCGCAGAAGCTCCAGCTTCTCGCGGCGAGCGGCAGCCTCCCGACGCTGTTCTCCATCGACCAGCCCAGCCTGCTGCAACAGCTCAACGCGAGGGGACAGGTCGTGGACCTGGAGCAGACCTTCAAGCAACTCGGCATCTACAACAAGCTCAACCCGGTCGCCGTGCAGCTCAACAAGAAGGTGGCGGGCGGCAAGCTCGTTTCGCTGCCGCTGGAGCTGAACATCGAGGGTTTCTGGTACAACAAGCAGCTCTTCGCGCAAAACGGCCTCAAGGAGCCGAGAACCTGGGACGACCTGGTAAAGGCCGCCGACGCCTTCCAGAAAAAGGGCATCCAGCCCTTCGCCGCCTCCGGGGAGCAGAAGTGGCCGCTGACCCGATTGATCGGCGGCTATGTGGCCCGCAAGTACGGCCCCGACGTGATGGACCGGGTGAAGGCCGGGACTTTGAAGGTGACGGACGCGGGCTTCGTGGAGGCCGTGACCGCCGTGCAGGACCTCGGCAAGAAGGGCTACTTCGGGCGGGGCGTGACCACCGTGGACTACCAGACGGCGGTGGACACCTTCCTCCAGGGCAAGGCGGCGATGTTCTACATGGGAAGCTGGGTCCTCGCCAACTTCAACGACAGGGCGCAGAACAAGATCGGCGCGCAGAACATCGGCTTCTTCAACTTCCCGACCGTGAAGGGGGGCAAGGGCACCCTGGCCGACTGGTCGGTGAACACGGGGCTGGGCGTGGCGGTCAATGCCAAGCAGTACGACGCCGCGCTCGGCAACTGGATGAAGTCCGTCTTCTCCAACTACGGCGACCGCGCGCTCGCCGAGCAGGGCCGCATCACCGGCTTCAAGGTGACGAAGACGCCCGCCAACGTCCCCGCCCTGACGAGGCTCGTGCAGCAGCGGCTGGACACGGCCAAGAACGGCTACCTGTGGTTCGAGGGGTACTTCAGCCCGAAGGCGACCTCCGTGGCGACCGACAACGTGCAGCCCCTCGTGACGGGCGACCTCAGCCCGCAGGACTACCTCCAGCAGTTGCAGTCCGCGCTGCGCTGA
- a CDS encoding aldo/keto reductase, translating to MRSLLIPGTDLQPSVIALGTVALGSTLGEAASFRLLDRFLDLGGTFLDTARVYSDWLPGERSRSEKMLGRWLAARGHRDRVVLATKGGHPPMENMRRGRLSRGDIQSDLEASLADLRTDVVDLYWLHRDDPAHPVEDIVDTLNDLADSGAIRAFGASNWSAARIREANAYAGRAGLRPFVANQMLWSLADPNPGSIGDPTLVTMDDATADLHRETGLAAVPYSSQANGFFGGKYGPGRKGVDSPSARQVQKLYYNSANFGRLERVEEVAARLGRSPNAVALAALMAESFPVFPIIGAYTLEQLEDSVGAGDLALDAETAEYLRTER from the coding sequence ATGCGCTCCCTCCTCATCCCCGGCACCGACCTCCAGCCCTCCGTCATCGCGCTCGGCACGGTGGCGCTCGGCAGCACGCTGGGCGAGGCTGCGTCCTTCCGGCTGCTCGACCGCTTCCTCGACCTCGGCGGCACGTTCCTCGACACCGCCCGCGTCTACTCCGACTGGCTGCCCGGCGAGCGCAGCCGCAGCGAGAAGATGCTGGGGCGCTGGCTGGCGGCGCGCGGCCACCGCGACCGGGTGGTCCTCGCCACGAAGGGCGGCCATCCCCCGATGGAGAACATGCGGCGCGGTCGGCTCTCGCGCGGCGACATCCAATCGGACCTGGAGGCCAGCCTCGCGGACCTGCGGACGGATGTGGTGGACCTCTACTGGCTCCACCGCGACGACCCCGCTCACCCCGTCGAGGACATCGTGGACACGCTGAACGACCTTGCGGACTCGGGGGCCATCCGCGCCTTTGGGGCGTCCAACTGGAGCGCGGCCCGCATTCGGGAGGCGAACGCCTACGCCGGGCGGGCCGGACTGCGGCCCTTCGTGGCGAACCAGATGCTCTGGAGCCTCGCCGACCCCAATCCCGGCTCCATCGGGGACCCGACGCTGGTGACGATGGACGACGCCACCGCAGACCTCCACCGTGAGACCGGGCTGGCGGCGGTGCCCTACTCGTCCCAGGCGAACGGCTTCTTCGGCGGCAAGTACGGGCCGGGCCGGAAGGGCGTGGACTCCCCCTCGGCCCGGCAGGTGCAGAAGCTCTACTACAACAGCGCCAATTTCGGCAGGCTGGAGCGGGTGGAGGAGGTCGCGGCCCGCCTCGGTCGCTCGCCCAACGCGGTCGCGCTGGCGGCGCTGATGGCCGAGAGCTTCCCGGTCTTTCCCATCATCGGCGCGTACACATTGGAACAACTGGAGGACAGCGTGGGAGCGGGCGACCTCGCGCTGGACGCGGAAACGGCGGAGTATCTGCGGACGGAACGTTGA